The proteins below come from a single Eucalyptus grandis isolate ANBG69807.140 chromosome 3, ASM1654582v1, whole genome shotgun sequence genomic window:
- the LOC120291901 gene encoding TMV resistance protein N-like: MGSNGVQALITNLALTVARVLQVCNFCLTKSRRSRDSESTTRTDNGSGEEEEALRRDSESTSRADNLSCEEYDVFLSFRGPDTRNGFTNCLYHRLRDAGIHVFVDNEELRVGKEISGELLKALDKSRIYIPIFSRGYANSSWCLCEVAHMVECTSTSDGKKEILPIFYDVDPDDVKLKTKLYSKVMPRHKKKFGSDNLKQWENALVKVAHIKGWDLKGKGQGEQIESIVEVVCRNLNTRHVIVTDNLVEDNAQMEAIMKLLDVGSSGVRFVGIHGMGGVGKTTLAKVMFNKLSSHFERCSFLEDVRASSQSHGGLLELQKKLLIDLAGHGIANQIKDVDGGIKMIKKSLSNKELLIVLDDIDKKEQLEKLAAGKSDWFWTKAF, from the exons ATGGGATCCAATGGAGTTCAGGCTCTAATCACCAACCTCGCCTTGACTGTAGCAAGAGT GTTACAAGTCTGTAATTTTTGTCTCACGAAATCGAGGAGAAGTAGGGACTCGGAGTCAACCACGAGAACGGACAATGGGtctggagaagaggaggaggcgtTAAGGAGGGACTCTGAGTCAACCTCAAGAGCCGATAATCTGTCTTGCGAAGAGTATGATGTGTTCCTGAGTTTCCGGGGACCAGATACTCGCAATGGGTTCACCAATTGCCTCTACCATCGCTTGAGAGATGCTGGAATCCACGTTTTTGTTGACAACGAAGAACTCCGAGTCGGTAAAGAAATTAGTGGAGAGCTTTTGAAAGCACTTGACAAGTCTCGAATCTATATACCTATCTTCTCTAGGGGTTACGCTAATAGTTCATGGTGTCTCTGTGAGGTTGCGCATATGGTAGAATGCACCTCAACATCAGATGGAAAGAAAGAGATACTTCCCATCTTCTACGATGTGGATCCTGACGATGTTAAGCTTAAGACCAAGTTGTATAGTAAAGTCATGCCCAGGCACAAGAAGAAGTTTGGCTCCGATAATTTGAAGCAGTGGGAAAATGCCCTTGTTAAGGTTGCACATATAAAGGGATGGGATCTTAAAGGCAAAGG CCAAGgagaacaaattgaatcgaTCGTTGAGGTGGTTTGCCGTAACCTTAATACAAGACATGTGATTGTGACTGATAATTTGGTTGAAGATAATGCTCAGATGGAAGCCATAatgaaattgttggatgtgggcTCTAGTGGTGTACGTTTTGTTGGTATCCACGGCATGGGTGGTGTTGGaaaaacaactcttgccaaaGTCATGTTCAACAAACTATCTTCTCACTTTGAACGTTGTAGTTTCCTTGAAGACGTTCGAGCATCATCCCAATCTCATGGTGGCCTTTTAGAATTGCAGAAAAAGCTCTTAATAGATTTGGCCGGTCATGGGATTGCTAACCAAATTAAAGATGTTGATGGTGGGATCAAGATGATCAAAAAATCACTGAGTAACAAAGAATTACTCATAGTTCTTGATGATATAGACAAGAAAGAGCAACTTGAAAAACTAGCAGCTGGAAAATCTGATTGGTTTT GGACAAAAGCATTCTGA
- the LOC120291900 gene encoding alanine and glycine-rich protein-like — translation MARDRARRLEPGLDSPNPAQIIQNPTRFTTRARPASKTKPSSSLELLGGGGAAVHGGLLRVVEHGHRSSGDGTGGGRRRQQRLVQRSTVFGLRAETVSSEQGSPASQGLQQGAKGRLPARRKASLGARLLVVGVDGQWFKAARATATDACCSGGPATQLRVEAAAGAGAGSWLLASGLAAGAQRPAEGEGARGDAAEQSRRRNRSSGGGRGGSDSGAELQTAAGRQRGGASDGCRATVARRPAQICWGRGR, via the exons ATGGCCCGGGATCGGGCCAGGCGGCTCGAGCCCGGACTGG ACAGCCCCAACCCGGCCCAAATTAttcaaaaccctacccggttcacGACCCGCGCCCGACCCGCTTCGAAGACCaaaccttcttcttctctagaaCTTCTTGGCGGCGGTGGCGCGGCGGTGCACGGCGGGCTGCTTAGGGTGGTAGAGCACGGTCATCGGAGCTCTGGCGACGGGACCGGCGGCGGACGGAGGCGGCAGCAGCGGCTGGTGCAGCGGAGCACGGTGTTCGGACTACGGGCGGAGACGGTGAGCAGCGAGCAGGGAAGTCCGGCGTCGCAGGGGCTGCAGCAAGGCGCGAAGGGGCGGCTACCGGCGCGGCGAAAGGCGAGCCTGGGAGCTCGGCTGCTGGTTGTGGGCGTCGACGGGCAATGGTTCAAAGCTGCAAGGGCGACGGCAACGGATGCGTGCTGCTCAGGCGGACCGGCGACGCAGCTTCGAGTAGAGGCAGCAGCGGGCGCCGGCGCTGGGTCGTGGCTGCTAGCGTCGGGGCTAGCTGCAGGAGCGCAGAgaccggcggagggcgagggtgCTCGCGGAGACGCAGCAGAACAGAGTCGGAGGCGGAACAGAAGCTCAGGCGGAGGGCGCGGAGGCAGCGACAGCGGGGCGGAGCTTCAGACGGCTGCAGGGCGACAGCGGGGCGGAGCTTCAGATGGCTGCAGGGCGACAGTGGCGCGGCGACCGGCTCAGATCTGCTGGGGTCGGGGACGGTAG